In Pseudomonas sp. MTM4, one genomic interval encodes:
- a CDS encoding PA0069 family radical SAM protein, with protein sequence MSSIVATPRGRGTAINPHNRFAPTLSEAYDDGWEQEVPPTRATEVRSETAKSVITRNQSPDVGFDRSVNPYRGCEHGCIYCFARPSHAYWDLSPGIDFETRLIAKTNLAERLEQELSKPGYVPQPIALGVNTDAYQPLEREQRLTRQALEILLRFKHPVHIITKGSLVLRDLDLLVPLAEQRLVSVSVSLTTLDDELKRIMEPRAASPAARLRVLRTLHEAGVPVSVMCAPMIPMINDMELERMLEAAREAGAASAGYVLLRLPHEVAELFEAWLTEHFPQRAAHVMSLVRQSRGGKDYDSRFGSRMRGEGQFAQLLAQRFQLACKRLGYNRRDQNFGLDCSRFAPPGQQLSLL encoded by the coding sequence ATGTCCAGCATCGTCGCCACACCACGCGGTCGCGGTACCGCCATAAATCCGCACAACCGTTTCGCGCCGACCCTTAGCGAAGCCTATGACGACGGCTGGGAGCAGGAAGTACCGCCGACCCGCGCGACCGAAGTGCGCAGCGAGACGGCAAAGTCCGTCATCACTCGCAACCAGTCACCGGACGTTGGCTTCGATCGTTCGGTCAATCCGTATCGGGGTTGTGAGCATGGCTGTATTTACTGCTTCGCAAGGCCCAGCCATGCCTATTGGGACCTGTCGCCGGGCATCGATTTCGAGACGCGGCTGATCGCTAAGACTAACCTTGCCGAGCGCCTGGAGCAGGAGCTGAGCAAGCCCGGCTACGTGCCGCAACCCATCGCGCTGGGAGTCAATACCGACGCCTATCAGCCGCTGGAGCGCGAGCAGCGGCTGACGCGTCAGGCATTGGAAATACTGCTGCGCTTCAAGCATCCGGTGCACATCATCACCAAGGGTTCGCTGGTGCTGCGCGATCTGGATCTGCTGGTGCCTTTGGCCGAGCAACGGCTGGTCAGCGTCTCGGTCAGCCTGACCACCCTGGATGACGAGCTCAAGCGCATCATGGAGCCTCGCGCGGCCTCGCCCGCGGCGCGCCTGCGCGTTTTGCGGACTCTGCACGAGGCGGGTGTTCCGGTCAGCGTGATGTGCGCGCCGATGATTCCAATGATCAACGACATGGAGCTGGAGCGCATGCTCGAGGCCGCGCGCGAGGCCGGTGCGGCGTCGGCGGGTTATGTCCTGCTGCGCCTGCCCCACGAGGTGGCGGAGCTATTCGAGGCCTGGTTGACCGAGCATTTCCCGCAGCGCGCGGCGCATGTGATGAGCCTGGTACGCCAGTCGCGCGGCGGTAAGGACTACGACAGCCGCTTCGGCAGCCGCATGCGCGGAGAAGGGCAGTTCGCTCAGCTACTCGCTCAACGGTTCCAGCTGGCCTGCAAGCGCCTGGGCTACAACCGTCGCGATCAGAACTTCGGTCTCGATTGCAGCCGCTTCGCGCCGCCAGGGCAGCAATTGAGCCTGCTCTGA
- a CDS encoding SURF1 family protein yields the protein MSGFKPGLLPTMVVLCLLPLLVWLGFWQLERGEQKRDMLARQEARQGAAPVSPEQIENLEDPIYSRIHLQGSFDVEHSFLLDSRTRDGQVGVELLQPFQDQASGRWVLVNRGWLPWPDRRIPPKFDTPDRPLKLAAWVYAPSGEPFILSKRMAEGWPRLINHVDVDEIWQLLDREGVSYELRLEPGPTAYRADWPVTFMKPQQHVGYAVQWFALAAALLALFIYFGVHQARESKQ from the coding sequence ATGAGCGGCTTCAAGCCGGGTTTGCTGCCAACGATGGTGGTGCTGTGCCTGTTGCCGCTGCTGGTCTGGCTGGGTTTCTGGCAGCTGGAGCGCGGCGAGCAGAAGCGCGACATGCTGGCGCGTCAGGAGGCCCGCCAAGGGGCTGCGCCAGTGTCGCCAGAGCAGATCGAAAATCTCGAAGACCCCATCTACAGCCGCATCCATCTACAGGGCAGTTTCGATGTCGAGCACAGCTTTCTGCTGGACAGCCGCACCCGCGACGGCCAGGTCGGCGTCGAACTGCTGCAGCCGTTTCAGGATCAGGCCAGCGGCCGATGGGTGCTGGTCAACCGGGGTTGGCTGCCATGGCCGGATCGCCGCATCCCGCCGAAATTCGACACACCGGATCGCCCGTTGAAGTTGGCGGCCTGGGTCTACGCCCCTTCGGGCGAGCCGTTCATCCTTAGCAAACGCATGGCTGAAGGCTGGCCGCGGCTGATCAATCACGTCGATGTCGACGAGATCTGGCAGCTGCTCGATCGCGAGGGCGTCAGCTACGAGCTGCGACTGGAGCCGGGGCCCACGGCATATCGCGCCGACTGGCCGGTGACCTTCATGAAGCCGCAGCAGCATGTGGGTTACGCGGTGCAATGGTTTGCGCTGGCGGCAGCGTTGCTGGCGTTGTTCATCTACTTCGGCGTGCACCAGGCACGGGAGAGCAAGCAGTGA
- a CDS encoding cytochrome c oxidase subunit 3 — translation MNKQTTTHENYYVPAQSKWPIVATVALLVTVYGLGSWFNDLKAERADSNGPLIFFIGALLIVYMMFGWFGSVVREGRAGLYSGQMDRSFRWGMTWFIFSEVMFFAAFFGTLFYIRYWVGPWLGGDGDKGVSNMLWPNFEYTWPLLNNPDPQLYPAPEGTISAWGLPLINTILLVTSSFTLTWAHHALRKGNRKHLKLGLGLTVLLGVAFLILQIEEYVHAYTELGLTLGSGIYGATFFMLTGFHGAHVTMGAIILTVMLVRSFRGHFTPEQHFGFEAAAWYWHFVDVVWLGLFVFVYVL, via the coding sequence ATGAACAAACAGACCACCACGCACGAGAATTACTACGTCCCCGCCCAGAGCAAGTGGCCCATCGTTGCCACGGTTGCGCTGCTGGTCACCGTCTACGGCCTCGGCAGCTGGTTCAACGACCTCAAGGCCGAGCGTGCCGACTCCAACGGTCCGCTGATCTTTTTCATCGGTGCGCTGCTGATCGTTTACATGATGTTCGGCTGGTTCGGCTCGGTGGTTCGCGAAGGTCGTGCCGGCCTTTATAGCGGACAGATGGATCGATCTTTCCGCTGGGGCATGACCTGGTTCATCTTTTCCGAGGTGATGTTCTTCGCTGCGTTCTTCGGCACGCTGTTCTACATCCGCTACTGGGTCGGCCCCTGGCTTGGTGGCGATGGCGACAAGGGCGTCAGCAATATGCTCTGGCCCAACTTCGAATACACCTGGCCGCTGCTGAACAACCCCGATCCCCAACTGTACCCGGCGCCGGAAGGCACCATCAGCGCCTGGGGACTACCGCTGATCAACACCATTCTCCTGGTCACCTCCAGCTTTACGCTGACCTGGGCGCACCACGCACTGCGCAAGGGCAATCGCAAACACCTCAAGCTCGGGCTAGGGCTGACCGTGCTGCTCGGCGTGGCTTTCCTCATCCTGCAGATCGAGGAGTACGTGCACGCCTATACCGAACTCGGCCTGACGCTAGGCTCGGGCATTTACGGCGCGACCTTCTTCATGCTTACCGGCTTTCACGGAGCCCACGTCACCATGGGGGCGATCATCCTGACGGTGATGCTGGTGCGCAGTTTTCGCGGCCACTTCACGCCTGAACAACATTTCGGCTTCGAGGCGGCGGCCTGGTACTGGCACTTCGTGGACGTGGTATGGCTCGGCCTGTTCGTCTTCGTTTATGTGCTTTGA
- a CDS encoding cytochrome c oxidase assembly protein, with protein sequence MSDSLPTARLVRRLLFVVVAMFAFGFALVPIYDVMCQAFGINGKTAGAYEGTQTTDVAREIRVQFLATNAAGMEWEFGPQADQLSVNPGASQEMRFVAYNPTDKPMTAQAVPSVSPSKAAAYFHKTECFCFTQQVLQPGERIEMPVRFIVDRDLPADVRHLTLAYTLFDITSRQPPVAAIHQAPVVAAKESLQ encoded by the coding sequence ATGAGCGATTCCCTGCCCACCGCCCGCCTGGTGCGCCGTCTGCTGTTCGTCGTGGTGGCGATGTTCGCCTTCGGCTTCGCACTGGTGCCGATCTACGACGTCATGTGCCAGGCCTTCGGCATCAACGGCAAGACGGCCGGCGCCTACGAAGGAACGCAGACGACGGACGTAGCGCGGGAGATTCGCGTGCAGTTCTTGGCCACCAATGCCGCAGGCATGGAATGGGAATTCGGTCCCCAGGCCGATCAGCTCAGCGTGAATCCCGGTGCCAGCCAGGAAATGCGCTTCGTCGCCTACAACCCCACGGACAAGCCGATGACGGCCCAGGCCGTGCCCAGCGTGTCGCCCTCCAAGGCAGCTGCGTACTTTCACAAGACCGAGTGCTTCTGCTTTACCCAGCAAGTGTTGCAGCCCGGTGAGCGCATCGAGATGCCGGTGCGCTTCATCGTTGATCGTGATCTGCCCGCAGACGTGCGTCACCTGACGCTCGCCTACACCCTGTTCGACATCACGTCTCGCCAACCCCCCGTCGCCGCCATCCATCAGGCGCCCGTGGTGGCGGCCAAGGAGAGTCTGCAATGA
- a CDS encoding acyltransferase, whose amino-acid sequence MDSKRPLHARENNFDFLRFFAASLVLLVHSYPLTGRRPDEPIELLTGYENGGEFAVAIFFVISGYLITSSWINSSSARSFLIKRALRVFPALILAVLLSAFVIGPLVTERSMTSYFSSPITWTYLQNILLVTRFELPGVFSHNIYPNVVNGSLWTLPLEVLMYLGVLVMGLVGLLKPRLIFLPIAGLALGYFWLLERLGIESFFITNVFKLGLLYYTGAAIFLYRDALPWRGWIAALFVAALVLTFHTAAGPYVYVIALPYLVIYLAYAPIPLLSRFGKYGDFSYGMYIYAFPFQQLTVYLLGHEIGVFWLTVISLAPTLLLAILSWHLIEAPAMKFKQRLARAPEPRLVPPNPLV is encoded by the coding sequence ATGGATTCCAAGAGACCTTTGCATGCCCGGGAAAACAACTTTGATTTCCTGCGCTTTTTTGCAGCGTCGTTGGTGCTGCTCGTTCACAGTTATCCGCTGACCGGGCGCCGGCCTGACGAGCCCATCGAGCTGCTGACCGGCTATGAGAACGGCGGGGAATTCGCCGTCGCGATCTTCTTCGTCATCAGCGGCTACCTGATCACGTCGTCCTGGATCAATAGCAGCAGTGCGAGAAGCTTCCTGATCAAGCGCGCGTTGCGGGTCTTTCCAGCCTTGATACTGGCCGTTCTGTTATCGGCGTTCGTCATCGGCCCGCTGGTGACCGAGCGCAGCATGACCAGCTATTTCTCGTCCCCCATCACCTGGACATACCTGCAGAACATCTTGCTCGTCACGCGCTTCGAGCTGCCGGGCGTGTTCAGCCATAACATCTATCCGAACGTGGTGAACGGATCGCTGTGGACGCTTCCGCTCGAGGTACTGATGTACCTGGGCGTGCTGGTCATGGGTCTGGTTGGTTTGTTGAAGCCTCGGCTGATCTTTTTGCCCATCGCCGGCCTCGCCCTGGGCTACTTCTGGTTACTGGAGCGGCTCGGGATCGAGTCCTTCTTCATCACCAACGTCTTCAAGTTGGGCCTGCTGTATTACACCGGCGCTGCCATCTTCCTCTACCGCGACGCACTGCCCTGGCGCGGCTGGATTGCCGCCCTGTTCGTCGCGGCACTGGTGTTGACGTTTCATACCGCCGCCGGGCCGTATGTTTATGTGATCGCGCTGCCTTATCTGGTGATCTATCTCGCCTATGCGCCGATTCCGTTGCTTTCCCGGTTCGGCAAGTACGGCGATTTCTCCTATGGCATGTACATCTACGCCTTCCCTTTCCAGCAGCTCACCGTCTATCTGCTTGGCCACGAAATCGGTGTGTTCTGGCTGACGGTCATAAGCCTGGCGCCCACCTTGTTGCTGGCGATCCTGTCCTGGCACCTGATCGAGGCGCCGGCCATGAAGTTCAAGCAACGCCTAGCCCGGGCGCCAGAGCCTCGCCTGGTGCCACCCAACCCCTTGGTTTGA
- a CDS encoding YheV family putative zinc ribbon protein: MTDEPKVTTKRFIAGAVCPACSATDSIKMWDVDGVPHRECVECGYADTLNAQGQSVPSELGTRVNQAKPKPADPQVQAVQFFPNPKLKKKPD; the protein is encoded by the coding sequence ATGACTGACGAGCCGAAAGTGACGACCAAACGCTTCATCGCCGGCGCGGTGTGCCCGGCATGCAGCGCGACGGATAGCATCAAAATGTGGGACGTCGATGGCGTACCGCATCGCGAATGCGTCGAATGCGGCTACGCCGATACCCTCAACGCCCAAGGGCAGTCGGTGCCCTCGGAGCTGGGCACGCGGGTCAACCAGGCCAAGCCGAAACCGGCCGACCCGCAGGTTCAGGCGGTGCAGTTCTTCCCGAATCCAAAGCTGAAGAAAAAACCCGACTGA
- a CDS encoding DUF1835 domain-containing protein produces MWHLTCGDLAADSVRQHLGQGNGETVRVLRDDLAVGPLADIDSLPCAERVAFWEGVWPVALTPRPDFAVGLADDAEFLAGLASQSRPVTVWHGDSASEQLMLARVAAVLEGSALPFQEVVCGTGDSRVGTRMAVSMHAPDALAALHQPRTVEPGRIAELASQWRAVVQESAAIRRWTAGRFAGEDYKAIDGELVAACHTDWMPLARAMAQVMGHCDGFFPTDLFLYWRARELMQRGVIQLSDGAEAEYSKVQVRRTAA; encoded by the coding sequence ATGTGGCATCTCACCTGTGGGGACCTTGCCGCTGACAGCGTCCGGCAGCACTTGGGCCAAGGCAACGGCGAGACGGTGCGGGTCCTGCGCGACGATCTTGCCGTCGGGCCGCTCGCCGATATCGATTCTCTACCTTGCGCGGAGCGTGTGGCGTTCTGGGAAGGCGTCTGGCCCGTTGCCCTGACGCCGCGTCCGGATTTTGCGGTGGGCCTCGCTGATGATGCCGAGTTTCTGGCGGGGCTGGCCAGTCAGTCACGGCCGGTGACGGTCTGGCATGGCGACAGCGCCTCCGAGCAGCTGATGCTGGCTCGCGTGGCAGCGGTGCTTGAAGGTTCGGCGCTGCCGTTTCAGGAAGTCGTATGTGGCACCGGCGACAGTCGCGTCGGCACGCGAATGGCGGTATCCATGCACGCGCCGGACGCTCTTGCGGCACTCCATCAACCACGCACCGTCGAGCCGGGCAGGATCGCCGAACTCGCCAGCCAATGGCGCGCGGTCGTTCAGGAGAGCGCAGCGATACGTCGCTGGACCGCCGGGCGCTTTGCCGGCGAGGACTACAAGGCGATCGATGGTGAGTTGGTTGCGGCCTGCCACACCGACTGGATGCCCTTGGCACGGGCTATGGCGCAGGTCATGGGCCACTGCGATGGTTTTTTCCCGACCGACCTGTTCCTCTACTGGCGCGCCCGCGAACTGATGCAACGAGGCGTCATTCAGCTCAGCGACGGTGCAGAAGCTGAGTACAGCAAGGTGCAGGTGCGTCGTACCGCAGCCTGA
- a CDS encoding twin transmembrane helix small protein, with product MLKAVIILLLVATLVSLFSGLFFLVKDEGRTSRLVTALFVRVSLTALTVALIAWGFYSGLLQPGFG from the coding sequence ATGCTCAAGGCGGTGATTATTCTGTTATTAGTCGCCACGCTGGTCAGTCTGTTCAGTGGACTGTTCTTTCTGGTCAAGGACGAAGGCCGCACCTCCCGTCTGGTAACCGCCCTGTTCGTTCGTGTCTCCCTCACTGCATTGACTGTCGCGCTGATCGCCTGGGGCTTTTACTCCGGGCTGCTGCAGCCTGGCTTCGGATAG
- the ctaD gene encoding cytochrome c oxidase subunit I → MSAVIDDHGHAEHDHHHGPAKGLSRWLLTTNHKDIGSMYLWFSFCAFLLGGSMAMVIRAELFQPGLQIVQPEFFNQMTTMHGLIMVFGAVMPAFVGLANWMIPLMIGAPDMALPRMNNFSFWLLPAAFGLLVSTLFMEGGGPNFGWTFYAPLSTTYAPESVTFFIFAIHLMGISSIMGAINVVATVLNLRAPGMTLMKMPLFVWTWLITAFLLIAVMPVLAGVVTMMLMDIHFGTSFFSAAGGGDPVLFQHVFWFFGHPEVYIMILPAFGAVSSIIPAFSRKPLFGYTSMVYATGAIAFLSFVVWAHHMFTVGIPLTGELFFMYATMLIAVPTGVKVFNWVSTMWRGSLTFEAPMLFAVAFVILFSIGGFSGLMLAIAPADFQYHDTYFVVAHFHYVLVPGAIFGIFASAYYWLPKWTGHMYDETLAKLHFWMSFVGMNLAFFPMHFVGLAGMPRRIPDYNMMFANFNMISSVGAFMFGATQLLFLFIVIKCIRGGPVAAAKPWDGAEGLEWSVPSPAPYHTFSVPPSMEELHEHRTGPKHD, encoded by the coding sequence ATGAGTGCAGTGATCGACGATCATGGTCATGCCGAGCATGACCATCACCACGGCCCAGCCAAGGGCCTCTCACGCTGGCTGCTGACCACCAACCACAAGGACATCGGCTCGATGTACCTGTGGTTCAGCTTCTGCGCCTTCCTGCTCGGCGGCTCGATGGCGATGGTGATTCGCGCCGAGCTGTTCCAGCCGGGCCTGCAGATCGTGCAGCCGGAATTCTTCAACCAGATGACCACCATGCACGGCCTGATCATGGTGTTCGGCGCAGTGATGCCGGCCTTCGTCGGCCTGGCCAACTGGATGATTCCGCTGATGATCGGCGCGCCGGACATGGCGCTGCCGCGGATGAACAACTTCAGCTTCTGGCTGCTGCCAGCGGCATTCGGATTGCTGGTGTCGACGCTGTTCATGGAGGGCGGAGGGCCGAACTTCGGCTGGACCTTCTATGCACCGCTGTCGACCACCTATGCGCCCGAATCGGTGACCTTCTTTATCTTCGCCATCCACTTGATGGGCATCAGCTCGATCATGGGCGCGATCAACGTGGTCGCCACCGTGCTCAACCTGCGCGCGCCGGGCATGACGCTGATGAAGATGCCGCTGTTCGTCTGGACCTGGCTGATTACCGCCTTCCTGCTGATCGCGGTGATGCCGGTACTGGCCGGCGTGGTGACCATGATGCTAATGGACATCCACTTCGGCACCAGCTTCTTCAGCGCGGCGGGCGGCGGCGATCCCGTGCTGTTTCAGCACGTGTTCTGGTTCTTCGGTCATCCCGAGGTGTACATCATGATCCTGCCGGCGTTCGGCGCGGTCAGCTCCATCATCCCGGCGTTCTCGCGCAAGCCGCTGTTCGGCTACACCTCGATGGTCTACGCCACCGGCGCGATCGCCTTCCTCTCGTTCGTCGTCTGGGCGCACCACATGTTCACCGTCGGCATTCCGCTGACCGGCGAGCTGTTCTTCATGTACGCGACCATGCTGATCGCCGTGCCGACCGGGGTGAAGGTGTTCAACTGGGTGTCGACCATGTGGCGCGGCTCGCTGACCTTCGAGGCGCCGATGCTGTTCGCCGTGGCCTTCGTCATTCTCTTCAGCATCGGTGGTTTCTCCGGATTGATGCTGGCCATCGCGCCGGCTGACTTCCAGTACCACGACACCTATTTCGTAGTGGCACATTTTCACTACGTGCTGGTGCCGGGAGCTATCTTCGGCATCTTCGCTTCGGCCTACTACTGGCTGCCCAAGTGGACCGGGCACATGTACGACGAGACGCTGGCCAAGCTGCACTTCTGGATGAGTTTCGTCGGCATGAACCTGGCGTTCTTCCCGATGCACTTCGTCGGGCTGGCCGGCATGCCGCGGCGCATCCCGGACTACAACATGATGTTCGCCAACTTCAACATGATCTCGTCGGTGGGCGCCTTCATGTTCGGCGCCACACAGCTGCTGTTCCTGTTCATCGTCATCAAGTGCATTCGTGGTGGCCCGGTCGCCGCTGCCAAGCCTTGGGACGGTGCCGAAGGGCTGGAATGGAGCGTGCCGTCGCCGGCGCCTTACCACACCTTCAGCGTGCCGCCGAGCATGGAAGAGCTGCATGAGCACCGCACGGGGCCCAAGCATGATTAG
- the prlC gene encoding oligopeptidase A: protein MTATNPLLRDFDLPPYSEIRPEHVEPAVDSILGDNRVALQELLSRPAESLDWSTLVVGLDEMNERLSRAWGPVSHLNSVRNNPELRAAYEACLPKLSAYATELGQNADLFAAYQTLSLSAEAEGFEVAQKTIIEHALRDFRLSGIDLPPAEQQRFGAIQMKLAELGSTFSNQLLDATQAWTKHITDESLLAGITDSAKAQMAEAAKAKELDGWLISLEFPSYYAVMTYGDSRALREEVYVAYSTRASDQGPNAGQFDNGPVMEQILDLRQELAKLLGFGNYAELSLATKMAESTDQVLGFLRDLAKRSKPFAERDLQELRAFAAKNGVSDLQSWDVGYFGEKLRQQRYSLNQEELREYFPIDKVLSGLFAIVQRLYGIEIHELEDFDSWHPDVRLFEIRENGEHVGRFFFDLYARANKRGGAWMDGARDKRRTCLGTLQTPVANLVCNFTPPVGERPALLTHDEVTTLFHEFGHGLHHLLTQVEHAGASGINGVAWDAVELPSQFMENWCWEPEGLALISGHYQTGERLPQDKLQQMLAAKNFQSGLMMVRQLEFSLFDFELHATHGDGRSVLEVLEGIRNEVSVMRPPASNRFPNSFAHIFSGGYAAGYYSYKWAEVLSSDAFSRFEEEGVFNPETGRAFRDAILARGGSQEPMVLFVDFRGREPSTDALLRHLGLTEQVA from the coding sequence GTGACCGCTACTAATCCGCTGCTTCGCGATTTCGACCTGCCGCCCTATTCCGAGATTCGCCCCGAGCACGTCGAGCCTGCCGTGGATAGCATCCTCGGCGACAACCGCGTCGCCTTGCAGGAACTGCTCAGCCGTCCGGCAGAGAGCCTCGACTGGTCCACGCTGGTAGTCGGCCTGGATGAAATGAACGAGCGCCTCAGCCGCGCCTGGGGCCCGGTCAGCCATCTGAATTCGGTACGCAACAACCCCGAATTGCGCGCAGCCTACGAGGCTTGTCTGCCCAAGCTGTCTGCATACGCCACGGAACTCGGCCAGAATGCCGATCTGTTCGCCGCCTATCAGACACTATCACTGAGCGCCGAGGCTGAAGGCTTCGAGGTCGCACAAAAAACCATCATCGAGCACGCTTTGCGCGATTTCCGCCTGTCCGGTATCGACCTGCCGCCAGCCGAGCAGCAGCGCTTCGGCGCCATCCAGATGAAGCTCGCCGAGCTGGGCAGCACCTTTTCCAATCAGTTGCTCGATGCCACCCAGGCCTGGACTAAACACATCACCGACGAAAGCCTGCTGGCCGGTATCACCGACTCGGCCAAGGCGCAGATGGCCGAAGCTGCAAAAGCCAAGGAGCTTGACGGCTGGCTGATCAGTCTGGAGTTTCCCAGCTATTACGCCGTAATGACCTACGGCGACAGCCGCGCGCTGCGTGAAGAGGTCTACGTCGCCTATTCCACCCGCGCTTCCGATCAAGGTCCGAACGCCGGTCAGTTCGACAACGGCCCGGTGATGGAGCAGATCCTCGACCTGCGTCAGGAACTGGCCAAACTGCTGGGCTTCGGCAACTACGCCGAGCTGTCGCTGGCGACCAAAATGGCCGAGAGCACCGATCAGGTGCTGGGCTTCCTGCGCGACCTGGCCAAGCGCAGCAAGCCATTCGCCGAGCGCGACCTGCAGGAACTGCGCGCCTTCGCTGCTAAGAATGGCGTTTCGGATCTCCAGAGTTGGGATGTCGGCTACTTCGGCGAGAAGCTGCGCCAACAGCGCTACAGCCTGAACCAGGAAGAGCTGCGCGAATACTTCCCGATCGACAAGGTGCTGTCCGGGCTGTTCGCCATCGTCCAGCGCCTGTACGGCATCGAGATTCACGAGCTGGAAGATTTCGACAGCTGGCACCCGGACGTGCGCCTGTTCGAGATCCGCGAGAACGGCGAGCACGTCGGTCGTTTCTTCTTCGACCTTTACGCCCGCGCCAACAAGCGCGGCGGAGCCTGGATGGACGGCGCCCGCGACAAGCGCCGCACCTGCCTGGGCACGCTGCAGACGCCGGTGGCCAACCTGGTCTGCAACTTCACACCGCCGGTCGGCGAGCGCCCGGCGCTGCTGACCCACGATGAAGTCACCACCCTGTTCCACGAATTCGGCCATGGATTGCATCATCTGCTGACCCAGGTCGAACACGCTGGCGCCTCTGGCATCAACGGCGTGGCTTGGGATGCGGTCGAGCTACCCAGCCAGTTCATGGAAAACTGGTGCTGGGAGCCGGAAGGTCTGGCGCTGATCTCCGGTCATTACCAGACCGGCGAACGCCTCCCGCAGGACAAGTTGCAGCAGATGCTGGCAGCGAAGAACTTCCAGTCCGGGCTGATGATGGTGCGCCAGCTGGAGTTCTCGCTGTTCGACTTCGAGCTGCACGCCACCCACGGCGATGGCCGAAGCGTGCTAGAGGTTCTGGAAGGCATCCGCAATGAGGTCTCGGTGATGCGCCCGCCGGCCAGCAACCGCTTCCCCAACAGCTTCGCGCACATCTTCTCCGGTGGTTACGCCGCTGGTTACTACAGCTACAAGTGGGCCGAAGTGCTGTCGTCCGACGCTTTCTCGCGCTTTGAGGAAGAAGGCGTGTTCAACCCCGAGACCGGCCGTGCCTTCCGCGATGCCATCCTAGCGCGCGGTGGTTCGCAGGAGCCGATGGTGCTGTTCGTCGATTTCCGCGGTCGCGAACCATCCACCGACGCCCTGCTGCGCCACCTCGGCCTGACGGAGCAAGTGGCATGA
- the coxB gene encoding cytochrome c oxidase subunit II, giving the protein MSRHPRVWMGIGLWSLFGQAQAAWDVNMRPGVTDVSRSVFDLHMTIFWICVIIGVLVFAVMFWSMFAHRRSKRLESAHFHENTKVEVLWTVIPLLILIAMAVPATRTLIHIYDASESDVDIQITGYQWKWHYKYLGEDVEFFSNLTTPRDQINNQAPKGEHYLLEVDEPLVIPVGAKVRFLITAADVIHSWWVPALAVKKDAIPGFINESWTRVEEPGIYRGQCTELCGKDHGFMPVVVEVRTAEDYAAWLGEKKAEAAKLAELTSKEWTLEELAARGEQVYQTNCASCHQPTGEGLPPMFPALKGSPIATGEAEDHISIVVKGAPGTSMPAFGPQLSEVDLAAVITYERNAWGNDKGDMVTPKDVLVFKQAEEATQ; this is encoded by the coding sequence ATGTCGCGACATCCACGAGTCTGGATGGGGATTGGGCTGTGGTCGCTATTCGGTCAGGCCCAGGCGGCCTGGGACGTGAATATGCGACCTGGTGTAACGGACGTCAGTCGCTCCGTATTCGATTTGCACATGACCATCTTCTGGATCTGCGTGATCATCGGCGTGCTGGTGTTCGCGGTGATGTTCTGGTCGATGTTCGCTCATCGGCGTTCCAAACGACTGGAATCGGCGCACTTCCACGAAAATACCAAGGTCGAGGTTCTCTGGACCGTCATTCCCTTGTTGATCCTGATCGCCATGGCCGTGCCGGCGACGCGCACTCTCATCCACATCTATGACGCATCCGAATCGGACGTGGATATCCAGATCACCGGCTACCAGTGGAAGTGGCATTACAAGTATCTGGGCGAAGACGTCGAGTTCTTCAGCAACCTCACGACACCGCGCGACCAGATCAACAATCAGGCGCCCAAGGGCGAACACTATCTGCTGGAGGTCGACGAACCGCTGGTGATTCCGGTGGGCGCCAAGGTGCGCTTCCTGATCACCGCCGCGGACGTCATCCATTCCTGGTGGGTACCGGCGCTGGCGGTCAAGAAAGACGCGATCCCCGGCTTCATCAACGAATCCTGGACGCGTGTCGAGGAGCCCGGCATCTATCGTGGCCAGTGCACCGAGCTGTGCGGCAAGGATCACGGCTTCATGCCGGTCGTGGTCGAGGTCAGGACCGCCGAGGACTACGCTGCCTGGCTGGGTGAGAAGAAGGCCGAAGCGGCCAAGCTTGCCGAGTTGACCAGCAAGGAATGGACGCTCGAAGAACTCGCCGCTCGCGGCGAACAGGTTTACCAGACCAATTGCGCATCCTGTCACCAGCCCACGGGTGAAGGCCTGCCGCCAATGTTCCCAGCCCTGAAAGGCTCGCCGATCGCCACCGGCGAAGCCGAGGACCACATCAGCATCGTTGTCAAGGGCGCGCCAGGCACCTCGATGCCTGCGTTCGGCCCGCAACTGTCCGAGGTCGACCTTGCCGCCGTGATTACCTACGAGCGCAACGCGTGGGGCAACGACAAGGGCGACATGGTCACGCCGAAAGACGTGCTCGTCTTCAAACAGGCCGAAGAAGCCACCCAGTAA